In Chitinophaga nivalis, a single genomic region encodes these proteins:
- a CDS encoding zinc-dependent metalloprotease, producing MSHLSKKIIGGLLCLLAGSQLPAQNKPAGALPDHCGSSRAMKTLYQQHPAAQKTAARLEAFTKQFATRLQQPKTAQDAVPNTYVIPVVFHVNDAANPYKVTLEQVRSAIDILNQDYNLLNGDRTLLDPRFAGLAANLRITFRLAEIDPQGNPTSGITYHLNDFDGRSPDGYGTDVKSVSYWPGEKYLNIWIVSEVEEKGVYNNSGWSFLPDDWVANNHLDGIVYNWRYLGAPGVGSSQNGEPNMKRVLTHEIGHFLNLSHTFEGGCVAPGDYVDDTPPTQSNYGNCNVNANWCGSIANVENYMDYSACARMFTTGQKNRMWAALNSHVAQRSNLWSAANLAATLLPDNSKRIVPGFSVFMEDEINNGSITVTDTLRAFGGARFAVSNGNLIAGTHYTIQNIPAGLTAAIRILNDTTAAFTLSGQALQHDTINNTDNLKLTFLNPAIQGGTSNLLASVFTLGVRFLKPYKIIYNNIPDIVINPSNIWKYFTLDGLNVEYGAWLNNGKLRFETYEKAAVCEGTSRNISPLAAGTIIGASSNFVNGGAHPNQHDIYSSTYTQWAGKTAFIGIKFDLNGKPRYGWMRVTVAADGSGYTLKDYAWSEAPNGNIIAGDPGTPTLSWSRTGFRENQLNDGQLTDTAEVSPLGTTFAISSGNLVPNTHYTVSNLPAGISLQLKAVNNTTVSVAFSGKASSHTAANNTTATIHLLPALFTGGQTAVNATQPLSIRFRNPYQIEYVDVNDTLHTANATNTWYKFWINNLEDAPFGVWYNGGQLQFETYTQPMVCASDKNISLLAPNTMISDTSHLVAGGAYPNEHALYTSSYTTWKGKTGYAGFSFFTEGDRLYGWFRFKVNDNGTGYTLMDYAYNSKPGDSIRAGQTSTPTDTAVTPQEYCPASTALNYNSITRVRLGNLDNNSLWDGYRNFTNLSANLTTGQSYQLTINLGIEYWPDISVAAWIDWNGDKVLNDTTEKIYVKRGTGPFTQTITVPANAKTGNTLLRVRMGYGSNVKPCGVDNYQGEVEDYTVKISSSSSSTLTLLPHETTGQTGLTATSPFTNQIYLQYAAVANGPVLIRLYDLRGSLIKQQPQTVQKGANVLSLQHLSDLLPGLYIIDVQQGNKHVTTKVIK from the coding sequence ATGTCACATTTATCTAAAAAGATAATAGGGGGATTGCTATGCCTGTTGGCTGGCAGTCAGCTCCCCGCACAAAACAAACCTGCCGGAGCCCTACCGGACCACTGCGGTAGCTCCCGCGCCATGAAAACTTTATACCAGCAACATCCGGCTGCCCAGAAAACGGCTGCCCGGCTGGAAGCCTTCACCAAACAGTTTGCCACCCGGCTGCAGCAGCCTAAAACAGCCCAGGATGCGGTTCCCAATACGTATGTCATTCCCGTGGTATTCCACGTGAACGATGCGGCGAATCCCTACAAAGTAACCCTGGAGCAAGTCCGCTCCGCTATTGACATTCTAAATCAGGATTACAACCTGCTGAATGGCGACCGGACGCTGCTGGATCCGCGCTTTGCCGGGCTGGCCGCCAATCTGCGTATTACTTTCCGGCTGGCGGAGATAGATCCGCAAGGTAACCCCACCAGTGGGATTACCTATCACCTGAATGACTTCGACGGCCGTTCACCAGACGGTTATGGTACCGACGTAAAAAGTGTTTCTTACTGGCCCGGTGAAAAATACCTGAACATCTGGATTGTGAGTGAAGTAGAGGAAAAAGGCGTATACAATAATTCCGGCTGGTCTTTCCTGCCGGACGACTGGGTGGCCAATAACCACCTCGATGGTATCGTTTATAACTGGCGCTACCTGGGTGCACCTGGCGTTGGCTCTTCTCAAAACGGCGAGCCCAATATGAAACGGGTACTCACCCACGAAATAGGACACTTCCTGAATCTGTCGCATACCTTTGAAGGTGGTTGTGTTGCGCCGGGTGATTATGTAGATGATACCCCTCCTACACAATCCAACTACGGTAACTGTAATGTAAATGCCAACTGGTGCGGCAGTATTGCCAATGTAGAAAACTATATGGATTATTCTGCCTGCGCCCGGATGTTTACCACCGGCCAGAAAAACCGTATGTGGGCAGCTTTAAACAGCCATGTGGCACAACGCAGCAACCTATGGTCTGCTGCCAACCTGGCCGCTACTCTGCTCCCTGACAACAGCAAAAGAATTGTGCCCGGATTCAGTGTGTTTATGGAAGATGAAATCAACAACGGCAGTATCACGGTAACGGATACACTAAGAGCGTTTGGTGGCGCCAGATTTGCCGTTAGCAACGGCAACCTCATTGCTGGTACCCACTATACCATACAAAATATACCGGCAGGACTCACAGCAGCCATCCGCATCCTCAATGACACCACTGCTGCCTTCACCCTCTCCGGTCAGGCTTTACAACACGACACGATCAACAATACCGACAACCTGAAACTGACCTTTCTGAATCCTGCTATCCAGGGTGGTACCAGCAACCTGCTGGCATCCGTATTTACCCTGGGCGTTCGCTTCCTCAAACCTTACAAAATCATCTATAACAATATACCGGACATTGTAATCAATCCTTCCAATATATGGAAGTATTTCACTTTAGACGGATTGAACGTAGAGTATGGCGCGTGGCTGAATAATGGCAAGCTACGGTTCGAAACCTACGAGAAAGCTGCCGTATGTGAAGGCACTTCCCGGAATATTTCTCCGCTGGCAGCTGGTACCATTATTGGTGCATCTTCCAACTTCGTAAATGGTGGCGCTCATCCGAACCAACATGACATTTACAGCAGTACCTATACACAATGGGCTGGTAAAACCGCCTTTATCGGGATTAAATTTGACCTCAATGGCAAACCCCGGTACGGCTGGATGAGGGTAACAGTAGCCGCGGACGGCAGTGGTTATACGTTGAAAGATTACGCCTGGAGCGAAGCACCGAATGGCAATATCATCGCAGGAGATCCCGGCACGCCCACACTTTCCTGGTCCCGTACCGGATTCCGCGAAAACCAGTTGAATGATGGCCAACTCACAGATACAGCAGAAGTAAGCCCGCTGGGTACCACTTTTGCTATCAGCTCCGGCAATCTCGTACCCAACACACATTACACAGTGAGTAACCTGCCGGCAGGTATCAGCCTGCAACTGAAAGCAGTGAACAATACTACAGTGAGTGTGGCTTTCAGTGGTAAAGCCAGCAGCCATACTGCTGCCAACAATACCACGGCTACCATTCATCTGTTGCCTGCCTTATTTACCGGCGGTCAGACTGCAGTCAATGCTACCCAGCCGCTCAGTATCAGGTTCCGCAATCCTTACCAGATAGAATACGTAGATGTAAACGACACCCTCCACACCGCCAACGCTACCAATACCTGGTATAAATTCTGGATAAACAACCTGGAAGATGCGCCCTTCGGCGTATGGTACAATGGAGGACAACTCCAGTTCGAAACCTATACCCAGCCTATGGTGTGCGCATCTGACAAGAATATATCCCTGCTGGCGCCTAATACCATGATCAGTGATACTTCCCATCTGGTAGCCGGTGGCGCCTACCCGAATGAACATGCGCTGTATACCTCCAGCTACACTACCTGGAAAGGTAAAACAGGTTATGCCGGGTTCTCCTTTTTCACAGAAGGCGACAGACTTTATGGATGGTTCAGGTTCAAAGTAAATGATAACGGTACCGGCTATACGCTAATGGATTACGCCTACAACAGCAAACCAGGCGATAGTATCAGAGCCGGACAGACCAGCACGCCAACAGATACCGCTGTAACGCCGCAGGAGTATTGCCCTGCCAGCACTGCGCTCAACTACAACAGTATTACCCGCGTACGGCTGGGTAACCTGGATAACAACTCCCTCTGGGATGGTTACCGCAACTTCACCAACCTGTCTGCCAACCTCACAACCGGACAGTCATATCAACTGACCATTAACCTGGGCATAGAATACTGGCCAGACATCTCTGTAGCTGCCTGGATAGACTGGAACGGTGATAAAGTACTGAATGATACCACGGAAAAAATATATGTAAAACGTGGCACCGGGCCATTTACCCAAACCATCACAGTACCGGCCAATGCCAAAACAGGCAATACCCTGCTGCGTGTAAGAATGGGCTATGGCTCCAATGTAAAACCATGTGGCGTAGATAATTATCAGGGTGAAGTGGAAGACTATACCGTAAAAATCAGCAGCAGTAGCAGCAGCACGCTTACACTCCTGCCACATGAAACCACCGGCCAGACCGGTTTAACGGCTACCAGTCCTTTCACCAACCAGATTTATTTACAATACGCCGCAGTCGCCAACGGGCCGGTACTGATCCGCCTGTACGACCTGCGCGGCAGCCTGATCAAACAACAGCCACAAACTGTTCAAAAAGGCGCCAATGTATTATCCCTGCAACACCTGTCGGATTTACTGCCAGGCTTGTACATCATTGATGTACAACAAGGAAACAAACATGTGACCACTAAGGTGATTAAATAA